The Staphylococcus carnosus genome has a segment encoding these proteins:
- a CDS encoding alpha/beta hydrolase family protein: MMEELYYGDHEEQLIDIYPAPDTIAEHDDKWLVLIHGGYWRQKYDRSLNDKLIEMLTREGYNVANVEYRRGEHAWPIPEEDTKKALQAFKSSRYVDNQEIILIGHSVGGQLVLNNADEADRVIAMAPVTDVPYTKEQGLGRNAVEEYFGDITEAALEAASPMSRLPLKTKTLIIQGFNDSGVKVESTLAYVSQNEENTIDLYAFAHLGHMQCLEPKGCHIDLMLEWIDHKDEEN; this comes from the coding sequence ATGATGGAAGAACTATATTATGGAGACCATGAAGAACAATTGATTGATATTTATCCGGCGCCAGACACAATAGCTGAACATGACGACAAATGGTTAGTATTGATTCATGGCGGTTACTGGAGACAAAAATATGATCGTTCATTAAATGATAAATTAATAGAGATGCTTACAAGAGAAGGTTACAATGTAGCAAACGTTGAATATAGACGTGGAGAACATGCATGGCCAATACCAGAAGAAGATACTAAAAAAGCACTTCAAGCTTTCAAGTCTTCTAGATATGTTGATAATCAAGAGATTATTTTAATTGGTCACTCTGTAGGTGGTCAATTAGTATTGAATAATGCGGATGAAGCTGACCGTGTTATTGCGATGGCACCTGTAACAGATGTACCTTACACAAAAGAACAAGGATTAGGAAGAAATGCAGTAGAAGAGTATTTTGGAGATATTACAGAAGCAGCTCTTGAAGCGGCGTCTCCAATGTCACGTTTGCCATTAAAAACAAAAACTTTAATAATTCAAGGTTTTAATGATAGCGGTGTAAAAGTAGAGTCTACATTAGCTTATGTGTCTCAAAATGAAGAAAATACAATAGATTTATATGCATTCGCACATCTAGGTCATATGCAATGTCTTGAACCGAAAGGATGCCATATTGACTTGATGCTTGAATGGATTGATCACAAAGACGAAGAAAATTAA
- the gmpC gene encoding dipeptide ABC transporter glycylmethionine-binding lipoprotein, with protein MKKLLVLLMALVVVLAACGGNKKDDKTVTVGVASDDTKVWDKVKELAKKDGINVEIKKFSDYNVPNKALNDGDIDMNAFQHFAFLHEYEKANKGTHITPIRTTVFAPLGIYSKKIKDIKDLKKGAKVVIPNDVSNQARALKLLESAGYIKLSKDFGLKGSKKDIVENKKDLDIKAVDAQQTARSLDDVDIAVINNGVASKSGLDPKKDPIFLEKDNTNTSKPYINIIAVNDKDKDNKTYKKVAELYHSKEARKALKEDTKDGEKIVDLSQKEIKEITDSLK; from the coding sequence ATGAAAAAATTATTAGTATTATTAATGGCATTAGTCGTTGTACTTGCTGCATGTGGCGGCAATAAAAAAGATGACAAGACAGTGACAGTAGGGGTAGCATCAGATGATACGAAAGTATGGGATAAAGTAAAAGAACTTGCGAAAAAAGATGGAATCAACGTTGAAATCAAGAAGTTCTCTGATTACAACGTACCGAACAAGGCGCTAAATGATGGGGATATCGACATGAACGCATTCCAACACTTCGCATTCTTACATGAATATGAAAAAGCAAACAAAGGTACACATATCACACCAATCCGCACAACAGTTTTTGCACCATTGGGTATTTATTCTAAGAAAATCAAAGATATTAAAGATTTGAAAAAAGGTGCAAAAGTTGTTATTCCTAATGACGTTTCTAACCAAGCACGTGCATTGAAATTATTAGAAAGTGCTGGTTATATCAAACTTTCTAAAGACTTTGGTTTAAAAGGCAGTAAAAAAGATATCGTTGAAAACAAAAAAGATCTAGATATTAAAGCAGTTGATGCACAACAAACAGCACGTTCTTTAGATGATGTTGATATCGCAGTTATTAATAACGGTGTTGCATCAAAATCAGGATTAGATCCTAAAAAAGACCCGATCTTCTTAGAAAAAGATAATACAAATACTTCTAAACCTTACATCAACATCATTGCAGTTAATGATAAAGACAAAGACAACAAAACATATAAAAAAGTTGCTGAATTGTATCATTCTAAAGAAGCAAGAAAAGCATTAAAAGAAGACACTAAAGACGGCGAAAAAATCGTTGACTTATCACAAAAAGAAATTAAAGAGATTACAGATAGCTTGAAATAA
- a CDS encoding methionine ABC transporter ATP-binding protein, translating into MIEFKDVTKTFHKRSTEIQALKDVSFTVERQEIYGVIGYSGAGKSTLIRMVNKLEDVTSGEVIVDGHRIDQYSKKSLRKVKKNIGMIFQHFNLLNSKTVFSNVAMPLILEGKDKKYIKEKVEEMLDFVGLGDKGTQYPNELSGGQKQRVAIARALVTDPKILLCDEATSALDPATTDSILQLLKRVNETFEVTILLITHEMSVIQKICDKVAVMEQGRVIEKGTVLDVFSHPKTKTAKNFVSTVISTDISDKMIHQLPTDENYQDVKVYMEGSQLGLSVIQTLIKTFNLDVNVIYASMSDIQDTSVGYLTLRIKGSDEEKQHAYDYLKQHHIEYEEVG; encoded by the coding sequence ATGATTGAGTTCAAGGATGTCACTAAAACATTCCATAAGCGCTCAACAGAAATTCAAGCTTTGAAAGATGTCAGTTTTACTGTAGAACGTCAAGAAATCTATGGTGTCATCGGCTATAGTGGTGCCGGTAAAAGTACATTAATCAGAATGGTAAATAAGCTTGAAGATGTAACGTCTGGAGAAGTTATTGTCGATGGACATCGTATAGATCAATATAGCAAGAAATCATTACGCAAAGTCAAAAAGAATATTGGCATGATATTCCAACACTTCAATTTATTAAACTCAAAAACAGTATTCAGTAATGTGGCAATGCCATTAATTCTTGAAGGCAAAGACAAAAAATACATAAAAGAGAAAGTAGAGGAAATGCTTGATTTCGTTGGTCTTGGAGATAAAGGAACACAATATCCGAATGAACTTTCAGGTGGTCAAAAACAAAGAGTGGCGATTGCACGAGCACTTGTAACAGATCCTAAAATTTTGTTGTGTGATGAAGCAACGAGTGCATTAGACCCAGCAACAACTGATTCTATCTTGCAGCTTTTAAAACGCGTTAATGAAACATTTGAAGTTACAATTTTATTAATTACACATGAAATGAGTGTTATTCAAAAAATTTGTGACAAGGTTGCTGTAATGGAACAGGGTCGAGTTATCGAAAAAGGCACTGTGCTAGACGTGTTCAGCCATCCGAAAACTAAAACGGCTAAGAACTTTGTTTCTACTGTCATCAGTACTGATATCAGTGACAAGATGATACATCAGTTACCGACAGATGAAAATTATCAAGATGTGAAAGTTTATATGGAAGGTTCTCAATTAGGTTTATCAGTTATCCAGACATTGATTAAAACATTCAATTTAGATGTTAATGTGATTTATGCTTCTATGTCTGATATTCAAGATACTTCAGTGGGATATCTGACATTACGTATTAAAGGTTCTGATGAAGAGAAACAGCATGCATATGATTACTTGAAACAACATCACATCGAATATGAGGAGGTTGGATAA
- a CDS encoding helix-turn-helix transcriptional regulator yields the protein MLKEEETLVYSSGELFIQKPDKPPLDLEIDNGRIIYLAIHKKYFGKYYVKNALNTENNFEIHHHIKDSFMNTIRNIYEKNYLEADISFIKMLNYLRVYMETFNNYLFRPTLSTTINKILEYINENYKEPLKLCVIAQELYFNESFISRKFKQEMQMTFTEYLTNIRLYNLAENLILRGEDNEIWEEFGFPSQRTFLKRFKETYHMTPRDFILKTQFYSNSPNAITKAVYTEILKYIKLDDTSASEMS from the coding sequence ATGCTAAAGGAAGAAGAAACGCTTGTCTATAGTTCTGGAGAATTATTTATTCAAAAGCCGGATAAGCCGCCTTTAGATTTAGAAATTGATAATGGAAGAATTATCTATTTAGCTATTCACAAAAAATATTTTGGAAAATATTACGTTAAGAATGCCTTGAATACTGAAAATAATTTTGAGATTCATCATCACATCAAAGACTCATTTATGAATACCATTAGAAACATATATGAGAAAAATTATTTGGAAGCAGATATCAGTTTCATAAAGATGTTGAATTATTTGCGGGTCTATATGGAAACCTTCAATAACTATTTATTCCGTCCTACTTTGAGCACTACAATCAATAAAATTCTTGAATATATTAATGAAAATTATAAAGAACCTCTAAAATTATGTGTGATTGCTCAAGAGCTTTATTTTAACGAAAGTTTTATTTCAAGAAAATTTAAACAAGAAATGCAAATGACATTTACTGAGTATCTTACAAATATAAGACTATATAATTTAGCTGAAAATCTAATATTAAGAGGAGAAGATAATGAAATATGGGAGGAATTCGGGTTTCCAAGCCAACGTACTTTTTTGAAAAGATTTAAAGAAACTTATCATATGACTCCTAGAGACTTCATTTTAAAAACTCAATTTTATAGTAACTCCCCGAATGCTATTACTAAAGCTGTTTATACAGAAATTTTAAAATATATAAAACTTGATGATACATCAGCTAGTGAGATGTCGTAG
- a CDS encoding methionine ABC transporter permease — MLGSSLDSSQLWEALYQTLLMVSISLVIGALIGIPLGILLVVTKKNGIWENVAVYHILNPIINIFRSIPFIILLIAIVPFTKLIVGTSIGTAAAIVPLTVYVAPYIARLVENSLLEVDSGVIEAAHAMGASPFQIIRYFLMPEALGSLILAITTAIIGLIGSTAMAGAVGGGGIGDLALAYGYQRFDTIVIVITVVILVIMVQLIQSLGNVLAKKIRRN, encoded by the coding sequence ATGCTAGGTTCATCATTAGATTCATCTCAATTATGGGAAGCACTTTATCAAACGTTATTGATGGTTTCGATTTCATTAGTAATCGGTGCATTAATCGGAATTCCATTAGGCATTCTGCTTGTTGTTACAAAGAAAAATGGAATTTGGGAAAATGTTGCAGTTTACCATATCTTGAACCCGATTATTAATATCTTCCGTTCTATTCCATTCATTATTTTGTTAATTGCGATTGTGCCATTCACAAAATTGATTGTAGGAACATCAATCGGGACAGCAGCAGCTATCGTACCATTAACAGTATATGTTGCACCTTATATTGCACGTTTGGTTGAAAACTCTTTGTTAGAAGTAGATTCAGGTGTAATTGAGGCGGCACATGCAATGGGCGCTTCACCTTTCCAAATTATTCGTTACTTTTTAATGCCAGAAGCTTTGGGCTCTTTAATCTTAGCGATTACAACTGCGATTATTGGTTTAATCGGTTCAACAGCAATGGCAGGTGCAGTAGGTGGCGGTGGTATTGGTGACTTGGCATTAGCATATGGTTATCAACGTTTTGATACTATCGTCATTGTGATTACAGTAGTTATCTTAGTGATTATGGTTCAGCTGATTCAATCTCTCGGGAATGTCTTAGCTAAGAAAATTCGCAGAAATTAA
- a CDS encoding acyltransferase family protein, translating into MERKIELTYARGIFCIMVVFVHAITGYLIDPLISTTQTVEKRLVGFFQISLLCATPCFIMLSETLLGLRYSTFIPKNFLVKRAKYILVPYVILGVYVTCDKFMNSQNKESFWNLFKFIVLEGNFFGWFIIVIFQFFILHKIFYKVLNKSNPLFLLAGSLIISALHSYFMYFNQDYHKWWETYYPLYPRTIILYWLFYFIVGFYVGKYYDLIFEFIKRNIWILFSAWILALTYLAFNFFHLKIFLNESLRFDLLIYSCLSFLLVIYGAKFISRFHITMLYLISEISFFIYLAHQIIIKYISLALSSFVTHPIIYIFISVIFTIGFCIGLAIMLSFIPYVRIIVGRNTLYPMVLNNYGLKQEAKES; encoded by the coding sequence GTGGAGAGAAAAATAGAGCTTACATATGCACGAGGTATTTTTTGTATCATGGTTGTTTTTGTTCATGCAATAACTGGATATTTAATAGATCCGCTGATTTCAACTACACAAACAGTTGAGAAAAGACTAGTAGGGTTTTTTCAAATTTCATTATTATGTGCTACCCCATGTTTTATAATGTTGTCTGAAACGTTGCTTGGATTGAGATATTCCACATTTATACCTAAGAATTTCTTGGTTAAAAGAGCTAAATATATTTTAGTTCCCTACGTTATACTTGGTGTATATGTGACGTGCGATAAATTTATGAACAGTCAAAATAAAGAGTCGTTTTGGAATTTATTTAAATTTATAGTGCTGGAAGGGAACTTTTTTGGTTGGTTTATCATTGTTATTTTTCAATTTTTTATTCTACATAAAATATTCTATAAAGTATTAAATAAATCTAATCCATTATTCTTGTTGGCAGGTTCTCTTATTATTAGTGCTCTCCACTCATACTTTATGTATTTCAATCAAGACTATCATAAATGGTGGGAAACCTATTATCCGCTATACCCAAGAACGATTATTCTTTATTGGCTATTCTACTTTATTGTTGGTTTTTATGTTGGAAAATATTATGATTTGATTTTTGAATTCATCAAGCGAAATATTTGGATACTGTTTTCAGCTTGGATTTTGGCTTTGACATATTTAGCGTTTAATTTCTTTCACTTAAAAATATTTTTGAATGAATCTTTAAGGTTTGATTTGCTCATTTATTCTTGCCTATCATTCTTATTAGTTATATATGGAGCTAAATTCATAAGTCGCTTTCATATAACAATGCTTTATCTTATAAGTGAGATCTCTTTTTTTATTTATTTAGCGCATCAAATAATTATTAAGTACATTTCATTAGCTTTATCGTCATTTGTTACACATCCTATTATCTATATTTTTATTTCTGTTATTTTCACGATAGGATTTTGTATAGGACTAGCTATTATGCTTTCATTTATTCCATATGTGAGAATTATTGTAGGAAGAAACACACTTTATCCAATGGTGTTGAATAATTATGGTTTAAAGCAAGAAGCCAAAGAGAGTTGA